A DNA window from Oncorhynchus tshawytscha isolate Ot180627B linkage group LG13, Otsh_v2.0, whole genome shotgun sequence contains the following coding sequences:
- the LOC112265722 gene encoding acetyl-coenzyme A transporter 1-like, protein MELSDSVTHKNGRQRKPAVPQGDMSDGNRVRNTTPDLEEEGEALLRGSDTENNGQPSVQPGIRGELGNVSLLLFLYVLQGIPLGLAGSIPLILQSKNVSYKDQAFFSFVFWPFSLKLLWAPLVDALYLTWFGRRKSWLVPTQYLLGLFMLYLSVTVDTLLKSDEGQGPDVITLTAVFFMLAFLAATQDIAVDGWALTMLSRENVGYASTCNSVGQTAGYFLGNVLFLALESADFCNKYLRAEPKETGIVTLSDFLFFWGVVFLVSTTLVAIMKKENARGQHGRKKVREETQSVMETYKLLLSIIKMPAVFTFCSLLLTAKMGFSAADAVTGLKLVEAGVPKEQLALLAVPMVPLQVLLPLIISKYTAGPRPLDVFYKAFPFRLLIGLGYAVLVWWTPSLKQEGGFPLYYYTIVLFSYALHQVALYSMYVACMAFHAKVSDPVIGGTYMTLLNTVTNLGGNWPSTLALWMVDPLTSKECQGAAGQKCGSPEETGLCVKEGGVCVTSLDGYYVESVVCVLIGLTWWVWLGNRMRRLQDQSPAAWRCRIGQ, encoded by the exons ATGGAGCTATCTGACTCAGTCACACATAAGAACGGGCGGCAGAGGAAGCCTGCTGTCCCCCAGGGGGACATGAGTGACGGGAATAGGGTTCGCAACACCACCCCTgacctggaggaggagggggaagcgTTGCTTCGAGGATCCGACACGGAGAACAACGGACAACCCAGTGTGCAGCCTGGGATCAGAGGGGAGCTGGGGAACGTGTCTCTGCTGCTCTTCCTTTACGTCCTCCAGGGTATCCCTCTGGGCCTGGCCGGGAGCATCCCGCTCATCCTGCAGAGTAAGAACGTCAGCTACAAGGACCAGGCCTTCTTCAGCTTTGTCTTCTGGCCCTTCAGTCTCAAGCTGCTGTGGGCCCCTCTGGTTGACGCGCTCTACCTGACCTGGTTCGGACGCCG gaAGTCGTGGCTGGTGCCCACCCAGTACCTGCTGGGTCTCTTCATGCTGTACCTGTCGGTTACCGTGGATACGCTGCTGAAAAGTGATGAGGGGCAGGGCCCTGATGTGATAACCCTGACGGCGGTGTTCTTCATGCTGGCCTTTCTGGCAGCCACCCAG GACATAGCAGTGGATGGCTGGGCTCTGACCATGCTGTCTAGGGAGAACGTGGGCTACGCCTCCACCTGTAACTCTGTGGGACAGACTGCTGGCTACTTCCTAGGCAACGTGCTCTTCCTGGCTCTGGAGTCAGCTGACTTCTGCAACAAATACCTGAGAGCAGAGCCTAAAGAGACTGGCATCGTGACACTGTCAG ACTTCCTGTTTTTCTGGGGCGTGGTGTTCCTGGTGTCGACCACGCTGGTGGCCATTATGAAGAAGGAGAACGCCAGGGGACAGCACGGGAGGAAGAAGGTCCGGGAGGAGACACAGAGCGTCATGGAAACGTACAAACTGCTGCTCTCCATCATCAAGATGCCTGCCGTGTTCACCTTCTGTAGCCTGCTGCTCACTGCTAAG atgGGTTTCTCTGCAGCAGACGCAGTGACTGGTCTGAAGCTGGTAGAGGCAGGTGTTCCTAAAGAGCAGCTGGCATTACTGGCAGTCCCCATGGTTCCACTGCAGGTACTACTACCTCTCATCATCAGTAAATACACCGCGGGACCACGACCACTAGACGTCTTCTACAAGGCCTTTCCCTTCAG GTTGTTGATAGGTCTGGGGTATGCTGTGTTGGTGTGGTGGACTCCCAGTTTAAAGCAGGAAGGGGGATTCCctctctactactacactatagtCCTGTTCAGCTACGCACTGCATCAG GTGGCGCTGTACAGCATGTATGTGGCCTGTATGGCTTTCCATGCTAAAGTGAGTGACCCAGTGATTGGTGGGACTTACATGACCCTGCTGAACACTGTCACCAACCTGGGGGGAAACTGGCCCTCCACCCTGGCATTGTGGATGGTCGACCCACTCACCTCTAAGGAGTGCCAGGGAGCTGCTGGGCAGAAATGTGGCTCCCCAGAGGAGACAGGT CTGTGTGTTAAggagggcggtgtgtgtgtgacgtcatTGGATGGTTACTATGTGGagtcggtggtgtgtgtgttgataggACTAACGTGGTGGGTGTGGCTAGGGAACAGGATGAGAAGGCTACAGGACCAGAGCCCTGCAGCGTGGAGGTGCAGGATCGGCCAATGA